In one Thermanaerovibrio velox DSM 12556 genomic region, the following are encoded:
- a CDS encoding non-canonical purine NTP pyrophosphatase, giving the protein MKSSWAAELVLATGNPGKVREWEGLLRGRGIRLRLPGERLEVEEDGASYLENALKKARSYAEVSPGLPVLAEDSGLEVRALDMGPGVFSARVGSCDEDRIRWLLGRLAGEADRWARFVCVAVLLLPDGRAFSFRGELEGAIACAPEGEGGFGYDPVFIPRGVDVTLAQAGDLKDRISHRARAAAKLALFAPLVIESMVEPSAGR; this is encoded by the coding sequence TTGAAGAGCTCGTGGGCCGCTGAGTTGGTCCTCGCCACCGGTAACCCCGGTAAGGTGAGGGAATGGGAGGGGCTTCTTCGGGGGCGGGGGATACGTCTTAGGCTGCCGGGTGAGAGGTTGGAGGTGGAGGAGGACGGGGCCTCTTACCTTGAGAACGCCCTTAAGAAGGCCAGGTCTTACGCGGAGGTATCCCCGGGGCTTCCGGTCTTGGCGGAGGACTCCGGCTTGGAGGTGAGGGCCTTGGACATGGGGCCCGGGGTGTTTTCCGCCCGGGTGGGTTCCTGCGATGAGGACCGGATAAGGTGGCTTTTGGGTCGTCTTGCCGGGGAGGCTGATCGGTGGGCCCGGTTTGTGTGCGTGGCGGTGCTGCTGTTGCCGGATGGCAGGGCATTTTCGTTCCGTGGGGAGCTGGAGGGTGCTATAGCCTGTGCTCCTGAGGGGGAGGGCGGTTTCGGGTACGATCCGGTCTTCATCCCCCGGGGGGTAGATGTCACCCTGGCTCAGGCGGGGGATCTTAAGGACCGGATATCCCACCGGGCAAGGGCGGCGGCAAAGCTGGCCCTATTTGCCCCCCTTGTGATAGAATCCATGGTTGAGCCGTCCGCTGGGCGGTAG
- the secG gene encoding preprotein translocase subunit SecG, translated as MKVLLVLLQLVVCVALGGSILMQQRKNGGFAGMFGGGTQQDNSGAWQRMSGLTKISAVLMGLFMLLSLVLVAIS; from the coding sequence GTGAAGGTCCTTTTGGTTTTGTTGCAGTTGGTGGTATGTGTGGCCCTTGGGGGGTCCATATTGATGCAGCAGCGGAAGAACGGAGGTTTCGCCGGCATGTTCGGTGGAGGGACCCAGCAGGACAACTCTGGGGCCTGGCAGCGGATGAGTGGTCTTACCAAGATATCGGCGGTCTTGATGGGGCTCTTCATGCTGTTGTCTTTGGTGTTGGTGGCCATATCCTAG
- a CDS encoding nicotinate phosphoribosyltransferase, with amino-acid sequence MEDVLEFSVSGDRLFSADHGEVVEGWTSDVYFVKTRDVLRELGRLDAEVCAEVFAREGGVFCGVEEVRRLFLKAGARVSVEALEEGEEFAPREVVMRIRGPYGEFGLYETTLLGMLSSASGWATAARRCVEAAGGLPVLCFGARHVHPSCAPVMERSALIGGCSDASCILGAKLGGREPRGTIPHAAILIAGDTVKVAMAYDRVLPEQEKRSILVDTFRDEAEEALSVAEALKERLFAVRLDTPGERGGVTPDLVREVRCRLSMAGYGHVGVFVSGGLNPDRIRALADAGACGFGVGSYIAHGTPRDMTMDIKEVDGRPVAKRGRIPGVTDNPRLKRVI; translated from the coding sequence ATGGAGGACGTTCTTGAGTTCAGTGTTAGCGGTGACCGGCTTTTCTCCGCGGATCACGGGGAGGTAGTGGAGGGCTGGACGTCGGACGTTTACTTCGTCAAGACCAGGGACGTTCTGCGGGAGCTTGGTAGGCTGGACGCGGAGGTCTGTGCGGAGGTTTTCGCCCGGGAGGGCGGGGTCTTCTGCGGGGTTGAGGAGGTGCGGCGTCTTTTCCTCAAGGCGGGGGCCAGGGTTTCCGTGGAGGCCCTTGAGGAGGGTGAGGAGTTTGCCCCCCGGGAGGTGGTGATGAGGATCCGGGGTCCCTATGGGGAGTTCGGCCTTTACGAGACCACCCTGCTGGGGATGCTGTCCAGTGCCAGCGGCTGGGCCACCGCCGCCCGGCGTTGCGTGGAGGCCGCTGGGGGGTTGCCGGTCCTGTGTTTTGGTGCCCGGCACGTGCATCCCTCCTGTGCTCCTGTGATGGAGAGGTCCGCTTTGATCGGCGGCTGTTCCGATGCGAGCTGCATTCTAGGGGCGAAGCTGGGCGGCAGGGAGCCCCGGGGTACCATCCCTCACGCCGCCATATTGATAGCCGGAGACACCGTGAAGGTCGCCATGGCCTATGACAGGGTGTTGCCGGAGCAGGAGAAGCGTTCCATCCTGGTGGACACCTTCCGGGATGAGGCGGAGGAGGCCCTTTCCGTGGCGGAGGCCTTGAAAGAAAGGCTTTTCGCTGTTAGACTTGATACTCCTGGGGAGCGAGGAGGGGTGACCCCTGATCTCGTCCGGGAGGTACGGTGCCGGCTTTCCATGGCCGGCTATGGTCATGTAGGGGTGTTCGTGTCCGGCGGTTTGAACCCCGACAGGATAAGGGCCCTTGCGGATGCCGGGGCCTGTGGTTTTGGGGTTGGCAGTTACATAGCCCACGGCACGCCGAGGGACATGACCATGGACATAAAGGAGGTGGACGGGAGGCCCGTGGCCAAGAGGGGCCGGATCCCCGGTGTTACCGACAATCCAAGGCTTAAGCGCGTGATCTAG
- the rplM gene encoding 50S ribosomal protein L13, protein MIGTRSFMAKKEAVERKWYVIDATDKHLGRLASRIALVLSGKHRPTYTPHVDTGDFVVVINAEKVGLTGKKREQSMVHRFSGYSGGLKSVSYGKILDSNPERLIERVVKGMLPKNRLGRAMFKKLKVYAGPTHPHGAQKPETLEL, encoded by the coding sequence ATGATCGGCACCAGATCGTTCATGGCTAAGAAGGAAGCCGTGGAGCGCAAGTGGTATGTGATTGACGCCACGGACAAGCATCTGGGTCGTCTTGCGTCCCGGATAGCGTTGGTCTTGTCCGGCAAGCACAGGCCCACCTACACCCCCCATGTGGACACCGGGGATTTCGTGGTGGTCATCAACGCCGAGAAGGTGGGGCTCACGGGGAAGAAGCGTGAGCAGTCCATGGTTCATCGGTTCAGCGGTTACTCCGGGGGTCTTAAGTCCGTGTCCTACGGCAAGATACTGGACAGCAACCCCGAGAGGCTCATCGAGCGGGTGGTGAAGGGCATGCTGCCCAAGAACCGGCTTGGCAGGGCCATGTTCAAGAAGCTTAAGGTCTACGCGGGTCCCACCCATCCCCACGGGGCCCAGAAGCCTGAGACCTTGGAACTTTAA
- the rpsI gene encoding 30S ribosomal protein S9, whose product MQASNMYFWGTGRRKNAVARVRIRPGQGLVKVNNREIGDYLPRFTWQLHALEALKVAGVEGKVDVLVRAHGGGLTGQAGAIRLGIARAILKMNPQARPALKKAGLLTRDPRMVERKKFGQAGARARFQYSKR is encoded by the coding sequence GTGCAGGCTTCCAACATGTACTTCTGGGGCACCGGCAGGCGTAAGAACGCGGTGGCCCGCGTGAGGATCCGTCCCGGTCAGGGGCTGGTGAAGGTTAACAACCGTGAGATCGGGGACTACCTGCCTCGGTTCACCTGGCAGCTTCACGCCCTCGAGGCGTTGAAGGTGGCGGGCGTGGAGGGCAAGGTTGACGTGTTGGTGAGGGCCCATGGGGGCGGTCTCACCGGCCAGGCGGGGGCCATCAGGCTTGGGATTGCCCGGGCCATATTGAAGATGAACCCCCAGGCTCGTCCGGCGCTGAAGAAGGCGGGGCTCCTTACCAGGGATCCCAGGATGGTGGAGAGGAAGAAGTTCGGTCAGGCGGGAGCCCGGGCTCGGTTCCAGTACTCCAAGCGTTAG
- a CDS encoding TetR/AcrR family transcriptional regulator, with product MTDRSVFENILAGFWKEGVYLVSDAKDAIMSSARIIFAQRGYEGAGVDSIVRSAGVSKGAFYWHFHSKFDLFKRVMEDEVDRIVSYLADGSAQGEDVIAMSVRKGEGFLQLLWKERDSLSLWLELRLLAHRGVEGMRDLTGSLRSRMMGEMRRVLAEAGGLPDGMEEVLCILFDGIMFNLWVWFDVEDAVALWRRSCGVLFGGEAL from the coding sequence TTGACAGACCGGTCGGTCTTTGAGAACATCCTAGCCGGATTTTGGAAGGAGGGAGTCTATTTGGTCTCCGATGCCAAGGACGCCATAATGAGCAGCGCGAGGATCATCTTCGCCCAGAGGGGTTACGAGGGGGCGGGGGTGGACTCCATAGTAAGGTCCGCCGGGGTTAGCAAGGGGGCCTTCTATTGGCACTTTCACAGCAAGTTCGACCTGTTCAAGCGGGTCATGGAGGACGAGGTGGACAGGATCGTATCCTACCTGGCGGATGGATCGGCCCAGGGGGAGGACGTGATTGCCATGTCGGTCCGGAAGGGGGAGGGTTTTCTCCAGCTGCTTTGGAAGGAGCGGGACTCCCTGTCCCTCTGGTTGGAGCTCCGGCTCTTGGCCCACCGGGGGGTTGAGGGCATGCGGGACCTGACGGGGTCCCTTCGCAGCCGCATGATGGGGGAGATGCGCCGGGTCCTCGCCGAGGCGGGAGGGCTCCCTGACGGTATGGAGGAGGTTCTTTGCATATTGTTCGACGGGATCATGTTCAACCTATGGGTGTGGTTTGACGTGGAGGACGCGGTGGCCCTTTGGAGGAGGAGCTGCGGGGTCCTTTTTGGGGGTGAGGCCCTTTGA
- a CDS encoding TolC family protein, translating to MEQPASLLPEELPQDLPDLAAESRAEIRSLEESYRQAKALADAAAGQDRPQLLFKGEAYRVGSHFFPSDKDDYLLSLTLQWRSWDGGENRAKARQSLALAESLLSRVEDMKLEIRRETVEALESLREARERVKTAEVMVEQATEDHRISLRRYEARVGTNLDVMDARVRLEQAMNDLVDARCDLLSSQAALRYALGEDGWGQIAATGKPVSKGN from the coding sequence ATGGAACAGCCGGCCTCGTTGCTGCCCGAGGAGCTGCCCCAGGATCTCCCGGATCTGGCGGCGGAGAGCCGGGCGGAGATCCGTTCCTTGGAGGAGTCCTACCGCCAGGCCAAGGCCCTTGCGGACGCCGCCGCAGGCCAGGACAGGCCTCAGCTGCTGTTCAAGGGGGAGGCTTACAGGGTGGGTTCCCATTTCTTCCCCTCCGATAAGGACGACTACCTCCTTTCCCTTACCCTGCAGTGGCGGTCATGGGACGGGGGGGAGAACCGGGCCAAGGCCCGTCAGTCCCTGGCTTTGGCGGAATCCCTGCTGTCCCGGGTGGAGGACATGAAGCTGGAGATACGCCGGGAGACCGTGGAGGCCCTGGAGTCCCTGAGGGAGGCCCGGGAGAGGGTTAAGACCGCGGAGGTCATGGTGGAGCAGGCCACGGAGGACCACCGGATATCCCTCAGGCGCTACGAGGCCCGGGTGGGCACCAACCTGGACGTGATGGATGCCCGGGTGAGGCTGGAACAGGCCATGAACGACCTCGTGGACGCCCGATGTGACCTGTTGTCCTCCCAGGCGGCCCTGAGGTACGCCCTGGGGGAGGACGGATGGGGGCAGATCGCGGCGACTGGTAAGCCGGTGAGCAAGGGCAACTAG
- a CDS encoding TonB-dependent receptor plug domain-containing protein, with amino-acid sequence MIRLIRFRCSSHVLVRLGLGALLLALLSSPLPVRGMEVPVVEVTGSRLADQLADLPSQGYVITSADMASRGFQNLQEALDSLPGVSGLVNGAGMAQSKGISIRGMTTETLLLVDGVPFMTSSYGAGAVLGAPFDLRSIPISSVERVEVVKGASSALYGSHGAAGVINVITVKGASGPGGPFQARFTAGSGGYGMGSFSAAAASSSMWARVSYSREEEGEREIRLRGNGLRDFSKDYRSNHYGLSAGSASGRGWEFSSQWGDYSSRWTYDGADNHQDNSYSRVALTVPLGGMKLKGYYGESAKKVFDSSGRSDYRDRNMGLSLEGRGRLWGNGAAYGLEVRRDDSDYLNVDNPWGNNDPYDLKRDGIIAYGETTVPLGDLTADLGLRYERWHVEEGEDQSELAPKVSLYREDSTGRLWYLSAGRFFVMPSFFQIYMPMRSFGEPNYSLRPEKGWSYEGGVKGKDRSWSLGVFYTDVEDKIKYWSDPVTWMGKYVNLDEYRAYGVEGMFRVNLSGEMYYQQGISWTYGEELSGGTWSRSGDPRWDVTGSLNWARGSWGAGVTGRFYGDRAIANNSRGYSDEDLFLVDAFMSYTSKDVTFRLGASNLFDRRYVLDRNGYLTPERRLYISLDARF; translated from the coding sequence GTGATCCGGTTGATCAGGTTTAGATGTTCATCCCATGTTTTGGTTCGTTTGGGTCTTGGGGCTCTGCTCCTTGCCCTCTTATCGTCCCCTCTCCCCGTTCGGGGGATGGAGGTCCCGGTGGTGGAGGTCACCGGTTCCAGGTTGGCGGATCAGCTGGCGGACCTGCCCTCCCAGGGGTACGTCATAACCTCCGCCGACATGGCCTCCCGGGGTTTCCAGAACCTTCAGGAGGCCCTGGACTCCCTGCCCGGGGTGTCTGGGCTTGTGAACGGCGCGGGCATGGCCCAGTCCAAGGGCATCTCCATAAGGGGGATGACCACCGAGACGCTGCTTCTGGTGGACGGGGTGCCGTTCATGACATCCAGCTATGGCGCCGGTGCGGTGTTGGGGGCCCCCTTTGACCTGAGGTCCATACCCATAAGCTCCGTGGAGAGGGTGGAGGTGGTTAAGGGGGCCTCATCCGCCCTGTACGGTTCCCACGGTGCCGCGGGGGTCATAAACGTAATAACCGTGAAGGGGGCTTCCGGCCCTGGCGGCCCCTTCCAGGCACGTTTCACCGCCGGTTCCGGCGGTTACGGCATGGGGTCCTTCAGCGCCGCCGCCGCATCCAGCTCCATGTGGGCAAGGGTATCTTACTCCAGGGAGGAGGAGGGGGAGCGGGAGATAAGGCTTAGGGGCAACGGCCTCAGGGACTTCTCCAAGGACTACCGGTCGAACCACTACGGCCTTTCCGCCGGGTCGGCCTCCGGTAGGGGGTGGGAGTTTTCCAGCCAATGGGGGGATTATTCATCCCGTTGGACCTACGATGGAGCCGATAACCACCAGGATAACAGCTACTCCCGGGTGGCCTTGACGGTTCCGTTGGGTGGGATGAAGCTCAAGGGCTATTACGGGGAGTCCGCCAAGAAGGTCTTTGACAGCAGCGGCAGGAGCGACTACCGGGACCGCAACATGGGTTTGTCCCTGGAGGGACGGGGGCGGCTTTGGGGCAATGGGGCCGCCTATGGGCTTGAGGTAAGGCGTGATGACTCGGATTACCTGAACGTGGACAACCCGTGGGGCAACAACGACCCTTACGACCTCAAGCGGGACGGGATCATAGCCTACGGGGAGACCACCGTTCCGCTGGGGGATCTCACCGCGGATCTTGGGCTTAGGTACGAGAGGTGGCACGTGGAGGAGGGGGAGGACCAGTCGGAGCTGGCCCCGAAGGTCTCCCTTTACCGGGAGGATTCCACTGGGAGGCTCTGGTATCTTTCCGCCGGGAGGTTCTTCGTGATGCCCAGCTTCTTTCAGATTTACATGCCCATGAGGAGCTTCGGCGAGCCCAACTACTCCCTAAGACCCGAGAAGGGTTGGAGTTACGAGGGGGGCGTCAAGGGCAAAGACCGTTCCTGGAGCCTTGGTGTCTTCTACACCGATGTGGAGGACAAGATAAAGTACTGGTCAGATCCGGTTACCTGGATGGGTAAGTACGTTAACCTGGACGAGTACAGGGCATACGGGGTTGAGGGTATGTTTCGGGTGAACCTCTCCGGGGAGATGTACTACCAGCAGGGGATTTCCTGGACCTACGGGGAGGAGCTCAGCGGGGGCACCTGGTCCAGGTCCGGGGATCCAAGGTGGGACGTGACCGGCTCCCTCAACTGGGCCAGGGGGTCGTGGGGGGCCGGGGTAACCGGTCGCTTCTACGGTGACCGGGCCATAGCCAACAATAGCCGCGGATACTCCGACGAGGACCTGTTCCTGGTGGATGCCTTTATGTCCTACACGTCCAAGGACGTGACCTTTAGGTTGGGTGCTAGCAACCTGTTCGATCGCAGGTACGTGCTGGACCGGAACGGATACCTTACCCCGGAGCGCAGGCTTTACATATCCCTGGACGCCAGGTTCTAG
- a CDS encoding energy transducer TonB, with the protein MRRPMGIFLSLLLHGAAIAVAASGLGINGSHRWKQGSTPRAITVYIAPAIPPQPPVTHKPRGAAAWSTPHKTAKEDSTDAPRRPTETKVDDGKTGGKSIGGPAPGSGWTRQARSSSDSLSTGDSSPAEQKDVASPFEGGGTTGRSTQDDPPKGIRGEEGRYRGDEAIIKAVPPYPLSSRKRGEEGTVVISLIVRQGLPQKGEIYRSSGYRGLDQAALTAALLWRFPEDLNDRVLVPFRFSLKD; encoded by the coding sequence ATGAGACGCCCCATGGGGATCTTCCTAAGCCTCCTGCTGCACGGGGCAGCGATCGCCGTCGCCGCATCCGGGCTGGGGATTAACGGGTCCCACCGATGGAAGCAGGGCAGCACCCCAAGGGCTATCACGGTATACATAGCCCCGGCGATCCCCCCGCAGCCCCCGGTGACCCACAAACCCCGCGGGGCTGCTGCGTGGTCAACACCCCATAAAACCGCCAAGGAGGACTCCACCGACGCTCCAAGGAGGCCAACGGAAACGAAGGTGGACGATGGCAAAACCGGTGGCAAGTCGATCGGCGGCCCCGCCCCGGGGTCTGGCTGGACGAGGCAGGCTAGATCCTCCTCGGATTCCCTCAGCACCGGGGACAGCAGCCCGGCGGAGCAGAAGGATGTTGCATCCCCCTTCGAGGGAGGGGGGACCACCGGGAGGAGCACCCAGGATGACCCCCCCAAGGGGATCCGAGGCGAAGAGGGACGCTACAGGGGGGATGAGGCGATAATCAAGGCGGTGCCCCCCTACCCCCTTTCCTCAAGGAAACGGGGGGAGGAGGGCACCGTTGTGATATCCCTTATCGTAAGACAGGGGTTGCCACAAAAGGGGGAGATCTACAGGTCCAGCGGTTACAGGGGGCTGGACCAGGCGGCCCTAACGGCAGCGCTTCTCTGGAGGTTCCCCGAGGACCTTAACGACCGGGTTTTGGTCCCCTTCCGCTTCAGCCTGAAGGACTGA
- a CDS encoding ExbD/TolR family protein, with translation MRRKRLDIDMTPLLDVLFILIIFFVITSSFSHLNLQEVLLPHAKGTPAEKAGNFKIPMVVTILANGTITAEGKEVTLEELKGMARSMDKARPVLIGAHRDVPYGKVIGVLWALQEAGVSSPGLLTEEPR, from the coding sequence GTGAGGCGCAAACGACTGGACATAGACATGACACCCCTGCTGGACGTGCTGTTCATCCTCATAATATTCTTCGTGATCACCTCCTCGTTCAGCCACCTAAACCTTCAGGAGGTCCTCCTCCCTCACGCCAAGGGCACACCAGCTGAAAAGGCGGGGAACTTCAAAATCCCCATGGTGGTCACAATCCTGGCGAACGGGACGATAACCGCGGAGGGGAAAGAGGTCACCCTGGAGGAACTCAAGGGTATGGCGCGATCCATGGACAAGGCAAGACCGGTGCTGATCGGGGCCCACAGGGACGTCCCCTACGGGAAGGTGATAGGGGTGCTGTGGGCCCTTCAGGAGGCGGGGGTCTCATCCCCGGGGCTACTCACGGAGGAACCAAGATGA
- a CDS encoding MotA/TolQ/ExbB proton channel family protein, whose translation MLESILWFMNEGGPIMWVILGMSICSTGVFLERFLLMWSLRGQLKRADGLLRGLSNPSSPDQLDRTIRSAGEGTLPQRLMRELMSLWNAGAPAMREAGKVFIRGELFSQQRGLGWLELSIRLSPMLGLLGTVIGMVRMFGAIDAAGANSSEVAGGIRVALFTTVAGLSCAIPSLVGLMTLQHMIEWSQEAMNRLADLLVLARIKAGGPLPTDREEAASLG comes from the coding sequence GTGTTGGAATCCATCCTGTGGTTCATGAACGAGGGGGGACCCATAATGTGGGTGATCCTTGGGATGTCCATCTGCTCCACGGGGGTGTTCCTGGAGAGGTTCCTGCTCATGTGGTCCCTTCGAGGGCAGCTCAAAAGGGCGGACGGGCTGCTCAGGGGCCTATCCAACCCATCATCCCCGGATCAGCTGGACCGGACGATCCGGTCCGCGGGGGAGGGTACCCTGCCCCAAAGGCTCATGAGGGAGCTGATGAGCCTTTGGAACGCCGGGGCCCCGGCCATGAGGGAGGCGGGGAAGGTCTTCATAAGGGGGGAGCTGTTCAGCCAGCAGAGGGGGCTTGGATGGCTGGAGCTGTCCATTCGGCTCTCCCCCATGCTGGGGCTCCTCGGCACCGTTATCGGGATGGTTCGGATGTTCGGGGCCATAGACGCCGCGGGGGCCAACTCGTCAGAGGTGGCGGGGGGGATAAGGGTGGCGCTCTTCACCACCGTGGCGGGACTCTCCTGCGCCATACCATCCCTGGTGGGGCTCATGACCCTTCAGCACATGATCGAATGGTCCCAGGAGGCCATGAACCGTCTGGCCGACCTGCTGGTGCTGGCTCGAATTAAGGCGGGGGGACCGCTCCCCACGGACCGGGAGGAGGCGGCCAGCTTGGGGTGA
- a CDS encoding iron chelate uptake ABC transporter family permease subunit, with protein sequence MGGIQIIGWDPLLPALITLGGTLLVCRFFLQDLKLIRCGTLLAQSRGVPVQSVRLILFSLISLAVASSVSICGPIGFVGLFGPHMARMTGARGEGEVLFASTMIGGSMLTLCDVAARTLWAPSEIPVGIITSGVGALFFLWLLLRRS encoded by the coding sequence GTGGGGGGCATACAGATCATAGGATGGGACCCCCTGCTCCCCGCCCTCATCACCCTGGGGGGCACCCTCCTGGTCTGCCGTTTCTTTCTGCAAGACCTCAAGCTCATACGCTGCGGCACCCTCTTGGCCCAAAGCCGGGGGGTACCGGTGCAATCGGTGCGCCTCATCCTGTTCTCCCTCATATCCCTGGCGGTAGCCTCAAGCGTCTCCATCTGCGGCCCCATAGGCTTTGTGGGCCTCTTCGGCCCTCACATGGCCCGGATGACCGGGGCAAGGGGAGAGGGGGAGGTGCTCTTTGCCAGCACCATGATAGGGGGCTCCATGCTGACCCTCTGTGACGTGGCGGCAAGGACCCTGTGGGCCCCGTCGGAGATACCGGTGGGCATAATCACCTCCGGGGTGGGGGCCCTCTTCTTCCTGTGGCTGCTCCTGAGGAGGAGCTGA
- a CDS encoding ABC transporter ATP-binding protein, whose protein sequence is MSIVSVRDLTVQMGGRTILRDVNLDLRPREALAVIGPNGAGKSTLLKALMGLVPFDGEAWILGRPLRAMRPREIGRHIAMVPQPSEGRPPVTPRELAELSRYPWHGPFDPLGPEDLDTVRRALAAVGLKDLADTPMEELSGGEAQRGLIAAALAQGTRCLLLDEPTAFLDHLHQQEVFNLLMALKDDGLGGRKGMLMVTHDVNLALAWADRVLAIKNGELLFDLPPHLIGPAELEGVFNVPFAKLTDPRGRGCLMPEVMLR, encoded by the coding sequence ATGAGCATCGTCTCCGTGAGGGACCTGACGGTCCAGATGGGGGGAAGGACCATCCTCCGGGACGTGAACCTGGACCTTAGGCCCCGGGAGGCCCTGGCGGTGATAGGCCCCAACGGGGCGGGGAAGAGCACCCTCCTCAAAGCCCTCATGGGACTGGTGCCCTTCGACGGTGAGGCGTGGATCCTGGGCAGGCCCTTAAGGGCCATGAGGCCCAGGGAGATCGGCCGGCACATCGCCATGGTGCCCCAGCCCTCCGAGGGGCGTCCCCCGGTGACCCCCAGGGAGTTGGCGGAGCTATCCAGGTACCCCTGGCACGGGCCCTTTGACCCCCTGGGGCCGGAGGACCTCGATACGGTCCGGAGGGCCCTCGCCGCGGTGGGGCTCAAGGACCTGGCGGACACCCCCATGGAGGAGCTGAGCGGCGGCGAGGCCCAGAGGGGACTGATAGCCGCAGCCCTGGCCCAAGGTACCCGATGCCTACTCCTTGACGAGCCCACCGCGTTCCTGGACCACCTCCACCAGCAGGAGGTGTTCAACCTCCTAATGGCACTCAAGGATGACGGGTTGGGGGGCAGAAAGGGCATGCTCATGGTCACCCACGACGTAAACCTGGCGTTGGCCTGGGCGGACCGGGTCTTAGCCATAAAGAACGGGGAGCTGCTCTTTGACCTCCCCCCGCACCTCATAGGCCCCGCGGAGCTTGAGGGGGTCTTCAACGTTCCCTTCGCCAAACTGACGGACCCACGGGGCAGGGGCTGCCTCATGCCGGAGGTGATGCTCCGATGA
- a CDS encoding heme/hemin ABC transporter substrate-binding protein: MLFAMGLGDRVAAVTTFCDHPREALSKPKVGGFADVSIEALISMGADLVVLQDIHSPMTQQLTRAGIRWIMLRQDSVAQVLDSMRALGRACGVPDRGQALARRTESQIRAISSRTKGKRPRVLVCVSREMEAGRITSFYAAGPRSFYGELVRLAGGENCLPPSSPPYPMVFAEGLLAMRPQVVIDLVGDRNFYHSSSRLNRDELFDLNEIRRKWRRSFPNSTFKLQVLEGTVYLRPGPRIPVVIDAFQRAIREASR; the protein is encoded by the coding sequence ATGCTCTTCGCCATGGGACTCGGGGACCGGGTCGCGGCGGTCACCACCTTCTGCGACCACCCCCGGGAGGCCCTATCGAAGCCCAAGGTGGGGGGCTTCGCGGACGTGAGCATCGAGGCCCTGATATCCATGGGGGCGGACCTGGTGGTGCTCCAGGACATCCACTCCCCAATGACCCAGCAGCTCACCCGGGCAGGGATCCGGTGGATCATGCTGCGCCAGGACAGCGTTGCCCAGGTGCTGGACTCCATGCGGGCCCTGGGGAGGGCCTGCGGCGTGCCGGACCGGGGGCAGGCCCTAGCCAGGCGAACCGAGTCCCAGATAAGGGCCATATCCTCCAGAACCAAGGGGAAGCGCCCCCGGGTGCTGGTCTGCGTCTCCCGGGAGATGGAGGCGGGGCGCATAACCTCCTTCTACGCCGCTGGGCCCAGGAGCTTCTACGGGGAGCTGGTGAGGCTGGCGGGGGGAGAGAACTGCCTTCCCCCCTCATCACCCCCCTACCCCATGGTCTTCGCCGAGGGGCTCCTAGCCATGAGACCCCAGGTGGTGATAGACCTGGTGGGGGACAGGAACTTCTACCACTCCTCCTCAAGGCTCAACCGGGACGAGCTGTTCGACCTGAACGAGATCCGCCGCAAGTGGCGCCGGTCGTTCCCCAACTCCACTTTCAAGCTCCAGGTACTGGAGGGCACCGTTTACCTCCGGCCCGGGCCCAGGATACCCGTGGTGATCGACGCCTTCCAGCGGGCCATCCGGGAGGCGTCCCGATGA